ATCGGGCCTCGGCCGCAGGGAGCGATCGTCAATCATGGGTGAATACGACGGCAAAGTGGCGATCGTCACCGGCGCGGGCTCGGGAATCGGGCGCGCGACCGCGCTGGCGTTCGCTCGCGCTGGTGCCAAGGTGCTCGCATCCGACGTGAACCAGGCGAGCGCACAGGAAACCGCCCGGTCGATCGAGGCCGCCGGCGGCGAGGCTCTCGGCTTCCGCACGGACGTGAGCCGCGCCGAGGATTGCCAGGCCATGGTGGCGCTCGCGATCGAGAAGTTCGGTCGGTTGGACTGCGCCTGCAACAACGCCGGCATCGGCGGCGAGCAGGCGCGCACCGCCGACCTCACGGTGGAAGGCTGGCACCACGTGATCGAGACCAATCTGTCGAGCGCGTTCTACTGCATGAAGTACGAGATCCCCGCGATGCTCAAGGGCGGTCGCGGCGCGATCGTGAACATGGGCTCGATCCTCTCCGCGGTCGGACTCGAGGGCGCGGCCGGCTACGTCGCCTCGAAGCACGGCATGCTCGGCCTCACCCGGACCGCCGCGCTCGAGTACTCTTCGCGGGGCATTCGAATCAACGCGATCGGACCGGGTTTCATCCGCACCCCCCTGATCGCGGGCATGGAGGATGCGGTGCTGCCCCTCCATCCGATCGGTCGGCTGGGGCTGCCCGAGGAAGTGGCGACGCTGGTACTTTTCCTGTGCTCGGATCAGGCGTCGTTCATCACCGGCAGCTACTATCCGATCGACGGCGGTTATCTGGCTCGATGAATCCGGCCGCACCCCATCAACCGAGGGATTAGCCATGGAATTCCGCAGCCGTGCCGTTCGCAGCCTGGTCGAGCTCCACGAGCAGGAGATGCGCAGGTTTCTCGAGGTCTGGAGGCGCTTCATCGCCGCCAGTGCCCCGATGCCCGAGGCCCACGGCGACGAGAGCTACGCGAGTCGCGAGCAGCTGTCGGCGCACGTCATGATGGCGGCGCGCGGCTACCTGACGCGGATCGGCGAGTGGGTTCAGCGCCCGGTCACCGACGTGGACGACAGCAAGGACGCGAGCGCGATCGCCGCGCGACTACCGGAGTTCGCCGAGATGGTATTGAAGGCCTACCCGAGACATCTTGCGCAGGTCACGGATGACGAGCTGGACAAGCAGGTGCACAAGACGCGCTGGGGCGATCTGATGAGCGTGGAAATGCTGCTCGAGCACGCGGTCGTGCATCCGATGCGGCACCGCATCCAGCTCGAGCGCATCCTCGAGAACCAGGCGACCGCGAAAGCGTAAGCGACTCAGCGAGCCGCCAGCGGGCGTACCCGCTCCAACATCGCGGTGTTGAATTTCTCGGGCTCGTCCATGAACGGCTCGTGGCCTGAGTTCTCGAACCAGATGAGCTCCTTCGACGGCGCGCGCAGCGCCTCGAAGTACTCGACGCTGGTCTCCGGGAACACGATGTGGTCGTGCCGGCCGAGGAAGAAGAACACCGGCACGCGGAGCTCGGGCACCTGGATCACCAGATTCAGCCTCGTCACCTCGGGCCACATCACGTCCATCGAGAACTCCATGCCGCGCCAGAAGCGCGGGAGATCGAGGAACGACGACTCGCCGTTGGAGAACAGAACGCGCGCCACCTTCCACAGATAGCGCGGCTTCATCTGGCCGTCGAGCTGCATCAGCAGGAGGCGATGCTTCATCGCGAGCTCGCCGGAGTGAGGGGGAGGCCCGATCGCCCGAAGCGCCCGAACCGCACCCGGCTTCCCCTGCCGCACCGCCTCGGCCAGCGCGAACTCGTAGGTCAGTCGCTCGGCTTTCGCCCAGTCGCCGATCTGACCGGAGCCGACGTAGGCCGCGACTCTCTCGGGATGGCGAGCGGCATAGAGGACGCCGAGGGCGGAGCCCCACGAATGGCCGAAGATGACCACCCGGCTTTGTCTCAGTCGAGCGCACACCGCGCTCACCAGCTCATCGAGGTCCGAGACGAATCGTTCGACCGTCATCGAGGCTCCGGGAAGATTCCGATCGTACGACCGGTTCGCGCCGCGCTGGTCCCACGAGATCACCGTGAAGCCGCGCTCGAGGGGCGAATTGAAGTGGCGAAAGAAAGCCGATTCGGAGAGGCCCGGCCCGCCGTGCAGGTGAATCAGCGCCGGGTTCTCGACGCTCGC
The DNA window shown above is from Candidatus Sulfotelmatobacter sp. and carries:
- a CDS encoding SDR family oxidoreductase, encoding MGEYDGKVAIVTGAGSGIGRATALAFARAGAKVLASDVNQASAQETARSIEAAGGEALGFRTDVSRAEDCQAMVALAIEKFGRLDCACNNAGIGGEQARTADLTVEGWHHVIETNLSSAFYCMKYEIPAMLKGGRGAIVNMGSILSAVGLEGAAGYVASKHGMLGLTRTAALEYSSRGIRINAIGPGFIRTPLIAGMEDAVLPLHPIGRLGLPEEVATLVLFLCSDQASFITGSYYPIDGGYLAR
- a CDS encoding DinB family protein codes for the protein MEFRSRAVRSLVELHEQEMRRFLEVWRRFIAASAPMPEAHGDESYASREQLSAHVMMAARGYLTRIGEWVQRPVTDVDDSKDASAIAARLPEFAEMVLKAYPRHLAQVTDDELDKQVHKTRWGDLMSVEMLLEHAVVHPMRHRIQLERILENQATAKA
- a CDS encoding alpha/beta hydrolase, with product ASVENPALIHLHGGPGLSESAFFRHFNSPLERGFTVISWDQRGANRSYDRNLPGASMTVERFVSDLDELVSAVCARLRQSRVVIFGHSWGSALGVLYAARHPERVAAYVGSGQIGDWAKAERLTYEFALAEAVRQGKPGAVRALRAIGPPPHSGELAMKHRLLLMQLDGQMKPRYLWKVARVLFSNGESSFLDLPRFWRGMEFSMDVMWPEVTRLNLVIQVPELRVPVFFFLGRHDHIVFPETSVEYFEALRAPSKELIWFENSGHEPFMDEPEKFNTAMLERVRPLAAR